One Curtobacterium sp. MCLR17_032 genomic window carries:
- a CDS encoding WXG100 family type VII secretion target, with protein sequence MPNLNVTYGEMQDAATRLVNGEQDITSKLRELKSLVDSLISGGYVTDQSSVAFGNSYQEFNDGATKTIEGLEGMSMYLNKAAEALQQTDTELANAIK encoded by the coding sequence ATGCCCAACTTGAACGTCACCTACGGCGAGATGCAGGATGCCGCGACCCGCCTGGTCAACGGCGAGCAGGACATCACCTCGAAGCTCCGTGAGCTGAAGTCGCTCGTCGACTCGCTCATCTCGGGCGGCTACGTCACGGACCAGTCCTCCGTCGCGTTCGGCAACTCGTACCAGGAGTTCAACGACGGTGCCACGAAGACCATCGAGGGTCTCGAGGGCATGTCGATGTACCTGAACAAGGCCGCCGAGGCACTGCAGCAGACCGACACCGAGCTCGCCAACGCCATCAAGTAG